A single window of Cydia fagiglandana chromosome 25, ilCydFagi1.1, whole genome shotgun sequence DNA harbors:
- the LOC134676946 gene encoding uncharacterized protein LOC134676946, with protein NCFLHYRVLFSDNVNQTNCESNVAPPAKIIPVFGKKRNKPNDEKKKTKKFIVPTKNNVESQKENVLAKTENEDLKQDAQNVFETTENFTISQKSVKDINFDATPLPSLDHTNNDVYFNDPNVIESQCSTNIFNSQSSVDSVCNKTKPVQKASNLGGFILNSINLLNDGEVLSQQSTQESFHSGKSLTFLSRNNSICSVVSLGKTYKDMDVKSFTENPQKIVTMNTEHKIPDQDVFLNLFVQQNTQNKQNNVIMSTEFGDMGFNIFFANYVKEYGNDMFICEQIKDYKIQNDSALTRDMILNMYENENSLFLNKMKN; from the coding sequence aattgttttttgcattatcgcgtattattttcagataatgtaAACCAAACCAATTGCGAATCAAATGTTGCGCCTCCGGCTAAAATAATACCGGTTTTCGGTAAAAAACGAAATAAACCCAATGATGAAAAGAAGAAGACGAAAAAGTTTATCGTACCAACGAAAAATAACGTCGAATCACAAAAGGAAAATGTTTTAGCCAAAACCGAAAATGAAGATTTAAAACAGGACGCCCAAAATGTTTTTGAAACTACTGAAAACTTCACGATTTCTCAAAAATCTGTAAAGGATATTAATTTTGATGCCACACCTTTGCCATCGTTAGATCATACAAATAATGATGTTTATTTTAATGATCCCAATGTTATTGAATCTCAGTGTTcaaccaatatttttaattcacAATCTTCGGTAGATTCAGTCTGTAACAAAACCAAGCCTGTTCAAAAAGCTTCGAATTTAGggggttttattttaaattcaatCAATCTGCTTAATGACGGAGAGGTACTCTCTCAACAATCTACTCAAGAGAGCTTTCATTCGGGGAAATCCTTGACTTTCCTATCACGGAACAATTCCATATGCTCCGTAGTGTCTTTAGGCAAAACTTATAAAGATATGGATGTCAAAAGTTTCACAGAAAACCCTCAAAAAATAGTTACAATGAACACGGAACATAAAATACCTGATCAAGACGTATTTCTCAATCTTTTTGTACaacaaaatactcaaaataaacaaaataatgttattaTGAGCACTGAGTTCGGTGATATGGGTTTCAACATATTCTTTGCTAACTATGTTAAAGAATATGGCAATGATATGTTTATTTGCGAGCAAATAAAAgattataaaatacaaaatgataGTGCACTAACTCGTGATATGATTTTGAATATGTATGAAAATGAAAACTCATTGTTCTTAAATAAGATGAAAAATTGA